One segment of Streptomyces sp. YIM 121038 DNA contains the following:
- a CDS encoding histidine phosphatase family protein, translating into MAPRILLARHGQTEWSLSGKHTGRTDIPLLDEGRRGAKLLGERLHRAPYDGLPGVEVRTSPLSRARETCEIAGFGDRAAEWDALMEFDYGAYDGLTPADIQAIRPGWFIWRDGVPDGETLAQVSARADEVIDWARGADRDVLVFAHGHILRAIGARWLGNDISFASRIRLNPTSLSVLGWAYGEPAIESWNETGHLAG; encoded by the coding sequence ATGGCACCGCGCATCCTGCTGGCCCGGCACGGACAGACCGAGTGGTCGCTGTCCGGCAAGCACACCGGCAGGACCGACATCCCGCTCCTGGACGAGGGCAGGCGCGGCGCCAAGCTGCTCGGCGAGCGGCTGCACCGGGCGCCCTACGACGGCCTCCCCGGTGTCGAGGTCCGCACCAGCCCGCTGTCCCGCGCGCGGGAGACGTGCGAGATCGCCGGGTTCGGCGACCGGGCCGCGGAGTGGGACGCCCTGATGGAGTTCGACTACGGCGCGTACGACGGCCTGACCCCGGCCGACATCCAGGCGATCCGGCCCGGCTGGTTCATCTGGCGCGACGGCGTGCCGGACGGCGAGACGCTGGCGCAGGTCTCCGCGCGCGCCGACGAGGTGATCGACTGGGCCCGCGGCGCCGACCGGGACGTGCTCGTCTTCGCCCACGGCCACATCCTGCGCGCCATCGGCGCCCGCTGGCTCGGCAACGACATCTCCTTCGCCTCCCGCATCCGCCTCAACCCGACGTCCCTGTCGGTCCTCGGCTGGGCGTACGGGGAGCCCGCGATCGAGTCCTGGAACGAGACCGGGCACCTGGCCGGCTGA